GCTCGTTTCGGCCGATCAGAGTCTGAATGACTTGTTTGGCATTCAGCCGGAAACGCGCTTCGTGGGTGGCAACGTGCAGGCTGATGAGCTTCCCGCGGAAGGCGAGACGTCTCAGGGCTCCACCACCAAGACGCAGGAACACGAATACGTCGATACGCCCACCGAGCAAAGCCGCGATGCCGAAGTCGAGGACAGCATCATGGACGGCTTGTACGTACAGGGCTCGTCTGCCTATAGCATTTACTATTTTTCGCAAGCGTCAGTGCAAAGCTACGCGGCCGCCATGAACCATGCGGCGGAGCTGCTCGATGGCCAGGCCCAAGTCTATTCCCTCATCGTTCCCAACAATTCAGCTGCCTTGCTCGACGAGGACGTGCTCTCTTCGCTAGGCGGGACCGATCAGGCGCAGGCTATCAAGTACTTTTTCAGCCTTTACGACGAGCGGGTGATAGGGGTCGATCCGCTGGAGGCCCTGCGCGCGCATCGCGGCGAGTATATTTACTTCAAGACCGATCATCATTGGACGCAGCTTGGCGCATATTACGCTTATCAGGTGTTTTGCCAGCAAAAGGGCATCGAGCCCGTTGATATGCTCACGTGGGAAAAGCGCGTTTACCAGCCCTTCCTGGGGTCGTTCTATACCGAGCTGGGCGAAGATGCCGCCATGGCCGCCGACCCCGATTACGTGGAGGCCTACGTACCCTCCGCCACCAACGATATGACGTACGTTACGTCCGATGGCGAGGAGCTTGAGGGCAATGTGATCATGAGCGTTGACGGGTGGAGCTCGAACAATCTGTACAGCTGCTTTATCAACGGAGATCAGGCCGAGCAGCACATTCACAACCCCGAACTATCCGATGGTTCAGCATGCCTGGTGGTGAAGGATTCCTTCGGCAATGCGTTCGTCCCGATGCTCGTTGGCTCCTACGAAGACGTATACGTGATTGACTACCGATATAGCGATGCGAGCATTCCTTCATTCGTGAGGGAGCATGGCATTAGCGATGTCATCTTCGTAAATAACATCTCGCTTGCCGGTACGACGAAGGTGCCACAGCAGATAGAGGCTTTGCTTTCCGAGTGATTGCCGTGCCAGGCGGCGAACGGCATGATTTTGCTGGCGAACGGAAGCAAGCGATAAGTATTTACCTGGGCGTTTGTGGTGTGCGCGTCTTCGGAACGCAGTATGTTGCGCGTGGGTCGTGCGTAGGTGTTGCGCGTTCGTTGCGGCATACGTGCCGTGCTGTACAATCATGGTCCCCGATGTTGCCTCCTCTCTGCTACGCAGGAGGCCCTAATGTCCAAGTTTCTTCTTAATTCGTCATGCAATGGTTCAGCGCCCAAGAAATTCGCCCATTGCACCCTCTTCGACCGGGACGTGTTGCTCTTACGCATGATGCGCGATCGCATGCGCGTACGTCGCATCGTCGCGCCCGCCTCTTTCGGGAAGACGTCCCTTGCCCTCGGCTACGCCTCGGTTGTGTTCGGGTTCGAGCGCGTTTGTTGGGTCAGCGCCACGAGTCCTTGCTTTGTGCGCGATCTTGATGGTGGCTCGATGGGGGTCGAGCTCCTTGACATCGTGCCTCAGGGCCTGGTGGTGTTCGAGGACGTTCCGGCGTTGGATGCGCATCGCAATTCGTTGCTCGAAGACGTGTGTCGTACGCTTACTTCGGCGGGGGTCGAGGTTATTCTTACGGCAACGCCCGCAAGCAATCCTCTTCCCACCTGCGATGCGTGTGATACGCTCACGGCGCGCGATTTGATGTACGACGAAAGCGAATTGTCGATGGCCCGGATGTCCGATCCATCGTTGCGCATCGTTGAGGGTTCGTCGTGTCCCGCTGATCGTATTGCGGGCATAGCCATGCGTGACGACATTGCTCGGGAGCGTTTTCTGTCGTCCATATTCTGCAATGAATCACCCGCTGTGTCGGCGGTTCTTTTCGAGTCTCTGGTGCTGGGACGCGGAAGCGTTGATGGCCTGGTGGTGGGCAGGGCATTGCGTTCTTGCTTCGATTACGTGGAAACGCATTATCCGTTCGTGGAGGTGGATTCCGACGGGGGAGAGTTCCAGGTTCGGGGCTTTTCCATTGATGTGTCCATCCGGGCGGGGTTGCCCTACCTGAAGCGCATGGCGCTGGCAGCGGGATTCGAAGAGTCGTCCGCCTTCGTTGTTCGCCTTGCTGACGAACTGCTTTCTGCTGGTCGTTATGAGCGCGTTTCTCGTTTGATGAGCAGTGCGGTGGGAGTGCGTACCAAGACTCAGTGGCTTAGGTCGCATCAAGACGAGTGCGCCGAAGCGCTCTCATTGGCTTCGGTGGAAGAGCTGTACGAGTCCATCGCGTCCGGCAGCGTATTGCTCAGCGACGCGTTGCGTGCGGGTTCGGCCATGCGACGCCTGTTCATAGGCAATACGCTTCGAGCCTTCGATATGCTCGCGCGGCTGAGCGCGAACCCCGAATTGCCTGCCGCGTGCCGCTTGAAGTGCTCGTCGCTTGCCTTTCTTCATGCTGAAAAGGTCGATCGCGCATGTCGGGTGCTCTTGCATGGCGATTATCGCGCCTTGTCGTCTAAAACCGATGTGAAGGTGGTGGCCTACCTGTCGTTTTGGCTGCATGTCGACGACAAGGACGGAGGCGTTCAATCGGTGCTCTTGTCTTCTCGCAATACGCCCGGGGAGGAAGAAGCGTATGCCCTTGCCCTGGCATGCGCCGTCCATAATGCCCGCTTGCAGGGTGCCGACGTCGAATCTATTAGGCTTGCCTGCGTGTGGGCGGCTCGTTACGTATCGGGTAGGGCCATGTGCCTTTCCGCCTTCGTGCTGTTGCGTGAGCTTGTTGCCTACGTTGACGTCGAGGGCATGTCGCCGCTCGCTTCGCCCTTCTGCTCCATGGTCGAGCGTTGCCAAGCACAGATTGCCTCGCAGCAGGCGCTGTATCGCCGTGCCCATGCATCCGAAGATGTCATGAGGGGGCGGTTTGTCGGGCTTGAGTCGGGGCTGACGCTCATGCGCTCGCGTCCTCGCACTCCTTTGCTCCGCGTCAAGCTCTTTGGTGGCTTTCAGCTTGGCATCGATGGCGTGGATATCAACATGGATTACTTTTCGCGTATGAAGGTGCGGGCGCTTCTGGCGCTGCTCGTCATCGAAGCCGACAAGGACGTTCCGCGCGACACCGTTGCCGAGCGTCTTTGGCCCGATAGCTCTCTGTCGAAGGCGCGCCACAATCTGAATTCTACGTATTCCCGCCTGAAGAAGGCGCTTACGTTGCCCTCGGGGGAAAGCCCCTACGTCACACGCACGCAAAACGTCCTGCGCCTCCGGGGCGCTCTGGTGGAAAGCGACACCATGAATCTGAATGACGTATGCCACACCATGCGGTTCAACCGCCTGGATGCCGATGGCTACAATCGTCTGCTCGGAGAATTGCGCGCGGTGTACTCGGGCGAATTGCTTCCCGGAGATGGGTGCGATTACCTGGTGAATTACGCACGGAACGAATTCCGCCACAAAACGGTTGATGCTGTGCTCTGCGCAGCGCGCGCGTTGCAGACCCAGGGCGAAAACGAGATGGCGCTTCTTTTCGCGCGACAGGCCATCGAGTGGGATGCGTATCGCGAGGATTGCTACGAGATGCTCATGAATCTTCAAGCTCGGTGCGGGCAGCGTCCCGCAACGGGGGAGACGTGGTCGCTGTATTGCCGCCGTATGCGCGAATTGGGCATGGAGCCTTCGCTTCACATGAATAAGCTCTACGCGCGCATTATCTCTTCTGAGGGCGTTGCCTAGAGCCAACCGAGTATCCGCTGGGTAACATTGGTATTACTGTGAACACCTTGCGTCTATGCTAGAGTGAAACGTTGATAACTATGGGGTGTACCGTTCACAAGAAAGTGAAGCTCAATGGGATTGTTTTCCAAGATTCTCACGATGGGCGAGGGACGCCAGCTCAAGAAGTACCAGGCTGTCGTCGATCGTATTAACTCCCTCGAAACCGAAATGGAAGCGCGTAGCGATGAAGAGCTCCGCGCCCTCACGTTCGAATTCCGCCAGCGCATACAGAATGGCGAAAGCGAAAACGAACTGCTTCCCCAGGCCTTTGCCTGCGTAAGGGAAGCATCCAAGCGCACGCTGGGGCTGCGTCACTTCGACGTGCAGCTCATCGGCGGCATGGCGTTGAACGATGGCCAGATCGCCGAGATGAAAACAGGTGAAGGCAAGACGCTCGTCTCCACGCTCGCCGGTTACCTGAATGCCCTGGGCGGCAACAACGTTCACATCGTCACGGTCAACGACTATCTGGCCAAGCGCGACAGCGAGTGGATGGGCCGCGTCTATCGCTTCCTGGGCATGGAAGTGGGCCTCATTCAGAATGGCATGCGCCCCGAAGGCAAGATTCCTGCCTACAAGGCCGACGTCACGTATGGCACGAACTCCGAATTCGGCTTCGACTACCTGCGTGACAACATGGTCACGCGTGCCGATAGGCGCGTGCAGCGTGGCCATCATTTCGCGGTCGTCGACGAGGTCGACTCCATTCTCATCGACGAAGCGCGTACGCCGCTCATCATCTCGGGCGCGGGTAGCCAGGCTGCCGATACGTATCGCAAGTTCGCGCGTGTCATGCCCGGTCTGCGCGAGGGCGAGGACTTCGAGATGGACGAGGCGAAGCGCACCATCACCGCTACGGAAAGCGGCTTGGTGAAGATCGAGAATCGTCTGGGCATCGAAGATCTGTACAACGATCCCTCTGGTCTGCTTGCAAATCATCTGCAGCAGGCTCTGAAGGCTCAGTTCCTTTTCCATCGCGACAAGGATTACGTGGTCGCCAACGGCGAGGTGAAGATCGTCGACGAGTTCACGGGTCGTATCATGGAAGGCCGTCGCTGGTCGGAAGGCCTGCATCAGGCTATCGAGGCCAAGGAAGGCGTGCTGGTAAAGGAAGAGAACCAGACGCTTGCCACCATTACGCTGCAGAACTACTTCCGCCTGTACGAAAAGCTCTCGGGCATGACGGGTACCGCCATGACCGAGGATTCCGAGTTCAGGGAGATTTATAAGCTGCCGGTCATGGCTATTCCGCCGAACAAGCCGGTTGCCCGTAAAGACGAAAACGACCTGATCTACCGCACCATCGATGCCAAGTTCAATGCCGTGGCCGACGATATTCAGCGTCGTCATGATGCGGGCCAGCCTTGCCTGATTGGTACGGTGTCCATCGAGAATTCCGAGCGTCTCTCGCGCCTTCTCGACAAGCGCGGCATCGTTCACGAAACGCTGAATGCGAAGAACCACGAGCGCGAAGCTCATATCATTGCCCAGGCTGGTCGCGTTGGTGCCGTTACCATCGCTACGAACATGGCTGGTCGTGGTACCGACATCCTGCTTGGTGGCAATCCCGAAGTGCTCATGGAAGACGTGCTGCGCGGTAGGGGGCTCAACCCCGACTTGGAACCTGGCACGGAAGTCGAGGAAGGCGAGATGCCCGCAGCCTCCGAAGAGCAGCGCGCCCTAGCGCTGAAGGAGGCCAAGGCCATCACCAGTGCCGAGCACGACAAGGTGCTCGCTGCGGGTGGCCTTTGCGTTATCGGCACCGAACGCCATGAGAGCCGTCGAATCGACAATCAGCTGCGCGGTCGTGCTGGCCGTCAGGGCGATCCGGGTTCCACGCAGTTCTATCTCTCTCTGGAAGACGATCTGATGCGCCTGTTCGGTGGCGACCGCATGGACAAGATCGGCGCCATGATGGAGCGCACCGAGATGCCTGAGGACATGCCCATCCAGGCGTCCATGGTATCCAAGGCCATCGAGAACGCCCAGCGCCAGGTCGAGACGATGAACTTTGCCGCACGTAAGAACGTGCTGGAATACGACGACGTCATGAACCTGCAGCGCAAGGCCATCTACGAGGAGCGCAATGCCATCCTTGACGGCAAGGACGTCTCCGAGCGCGTTCCCGAAATCATGCGCGATTGCGTAGAACCCGTCGTTCAGGAGAACTGCCCCGACCGTTCGCCCAGCGACGACTGGGATATGCATTCCGTCGACGTGTGGGTTCAGAACATGGATGGCGTGCCGTTTTCCGTGGAATCCGTCGATCACGAAGACGACCCCGAGATCGTAGCCGACGCCATCGTCGACGAATTCACCCGCGTCTATGAGGAAAAGCATGCGCTTTTGGGCGACGAGGTCATGAAGGGCCTCGAGGCCAACATCATGCTTCGCATCATTGACACCCGCTGGATGGAGCATCTGTCGAACATGGATTACCTGCGCACGGGCATTGGCCTGCGTGCGTTTGGCCAGCGCGATCCGCTCGTCGAGTACAAGAACGAGGCGCATCGCGCATTTGGCGAGATGACGAGCGGTATGTACGAGGCGTTCCTGCGCACCATCCTGCGTCTGCAGATCGCCAAGAAGGCCGCTCCCAGCGTGCCCGAGCAGGCTGATCCGCTGCGGGGCAAGATCAGCTACTCCTCGCCCCAGCAGACACTCGACGATTCCTCGCGCAGTACGGCTCAGCGCGTGCAGCAGGCGGCCGCAGCTGCGCAAACGTCGGCGCCCGTGCCCACCGCCGTTCCCAAGCCCGCCGCTACGGCCAAGCCGTCCACCTTCGTGAAGGACAAGGACGATCCCTACGCCAACGTGGGTCGCAACGACCTGTGCCCCTGCGGCAGCGGCAAGAAGTTCAAAAAGTGCCACGGCCGTCCGGGCATGCTCGACAACTAGGCATCACAGCGCGTTCGCCTTTTGGCGAACGCGCGCATTAGGAAGACAGTGACAGATCTGAAAGACATACAAGAACTATCTCGCAGGCTCGAAGCCGCCCGCGAGTACCTGCACATTCAGGAGGCGACCGAACGCCTGGTAGAGCTCGATAAGGAATGCTCCAAGCCCGATTTCTGGAACGATTCCGATCGAGCGCAGGCCATTTCCAAGCAGGCGAGCGATACGCGTTCCACTATCCAGGCATTCAACACGGCTTGTAGCGTGCTCGAAGACATTCGCACGGCATGCGACCTTGCCGACGAAGACCCCGATTTCGCGGAAGAGGCCGAGGCCGCGCGCAATCGCCTCGTTGCCATGCTCGATCAGTTCGAAATCGAGTCGTGGTTCGATGGGCGCTTCGACGAGGGTTCCTGCATTGTGACCGTCAACCCCGGTTCCGGTGGTCTCGAGGCCCAGGACTGGACGGAAATGCTCTTCAACATGTACTCGCGTTACGCCGAGGAGAAGGGGTGGGATGTCAAGGTGCTCGACGCCCAGCCAGGCGAAGTCATCGGCATCGAGCGCGCCAGCTTTCAGGTCGACGGTCGTTTCGCCTACGGCATGCTGCGCAGCGAAATCGGCGTGCATCGTCTGGTGCGCATTTCGCCTACCGACGACAAGAAGCGACGTCACACCACGTTCGCCAGCGTAGAGGTCATGCCCGTTCTTCCCGACGACATCGAGGTCGACCTCAATCCGGCCGACGTTCGCGTCGACGTGTACCGCTCAAGCGGTCCGGGCGGGCAGTGCGTGAACACCACCGACTCTGCCGTGCGCCTCACGCATATGCCTACGGGCCTGGTCGTTACGTGTCAGAACCAGAAATCCCAGCTTCAGAACAAGGACGCGGCATTCCGCGTGCTGAAGGCGAAGCTCTACGAATTGGAAGAGCGCAAGCGGCAGCAGGAGATTGCCGAATTGCGCGGCGAAAAAATGGAGAATTCCTTCGGAAGCCAAATACGCAATTATGTGCTCTACCCTTATCAGTTGGTTAAAGATCTGCGCAGTGGCGTCGAGACGGGCAACGTCGACGCGGTGCTGGGTGGGGAACTCGAGGAATTCGTCATCGGCTATCACCGTTGGCGTGTTTCCCAATAGGAAGGATTAGGATGGACTCAATGGCTTTGCAAGATCGTGCGCGTGCCATGCGCGTCGATATCGTGAAGATGATCGCCGAGGCAGGTAGCGGCCATCCGGGTGGCTCCCTTTCGTGCATCGACATTCTCACGGCGCTCTACTTCGGTGGCGTCATGAAGCACGATCCGGCGAACCCTGCCGATGATATGCGCGATCGCTTCATCCTCGCAAAGGGTCACGCCGCCCCGGCTCTCTATGCCGCCTTGGCGCATGCTGGTTATTTCCCTCAGGACGAGCTCATGACGCTCCGCAAGCTCGGCACGCGTCTGCAGGGCCATCCCGATTGCCATTTGGTTCCGGGTGTTGAAGTGTCCACCGGTTCGCTTGGCCAGGGCCTTTCCGTGGCTGCCGGCCTTGCGTGTGGTCTGCGCCTGAACAGCAACGATGCCCGCGTCTTCACGGTGCTCGGCGACGGCGAATGCGAAGAGGGCCAGGTATGGGAAGCGGCTATGTTCGCTGCGCACCAGAAGCTTGGCAACCTCATCGCCATTGTCGACTCCAACGGCCTTCAGATCGATGGTCCCGTTCAGGAAGTCGTGCAGGACGGTTCGCTTGCCGACAAGTTCAAGGCGTTTGGCTGGAGCGTATCCGAAGTCGACGGACACGACATCCCCGCGCTCATCGAGCACCTTTCCGCCCTCAAGCAGCAGGGTGGCCAGGTGCCGCACGCCGTCATTGCCCACACGGTAAAGGGCAAGGGCGTTTCGTTCATGGAAAATCAGGTGGGCTGGCATGGCAAGGCCCCCAATGCAGAGCAGCTGGCCACCGCACTGGCCGAGCTTCAGGCTTAGAGGAGGCCCAGGCATGGTAGAATTCGCCACTCCCGAACAGGCTCAGGAGAAGAAGGCCACGCGCGCTGCGTTTGGCGTAACCCTTGCGGAACTCGCTGAAGAGGGCGTGCCCGTCGTTGCCGTAGACGCCGACCTTTCCGGCTCCACCACCACGGCCAAGTTCGCCAAGGCTTCCGATGACAACGCCAAGCGACTGTTCAACTGCGGCATTGCCGAGCAGAACATGATCGACGTGGCCGCGGGCCTTTCCCTGGCTGGCCAGATTGCCTTTACCGGTTCGTTCGCCGTTTTCGGCACGGGCCGCGCGTACGACCAGATTCGCAACACGGTTGCCTATTCCGGTCTGAACGTGAAAATTTGCCCCACGCATGCGGGCGTTTCCGTTGGTCCCGATGGCGGTAGCCACCAGATGCTGGAAGACGTTGCGCTCATGCGCGAGCTGCCTGGCATGACGGTGCTCGTCCCCGCCGATTACGAAGCTGCCCGCAGCTCCATCAAACTCGCCGCGAAGACCGATGGCCCCGTGTACGTGCGCATGGGTCGTGCCGCCGTCCCCGCTGTCTACGCTCCTGGCGTGGAACTTGAAGTTGGCCGCGCATATGTGCTGCGCGAAGGTACCGATGTCACCATCGTTGCCAATGGCGTGGAAATCCGCGAAGCCCTGCTGGCTGCCGACGAACTTGCCGAACGCGGCATCTCCGCCGAGGTCATCGACGCGTTCTGCGTGAAGCCGCTCGACGAGGAGACCATCCTCGCATCGGCTCGCAAGACGGGTCGCGTGGTCGTTGCCGAAGAGCATTCCAAGTTCGGAGGCCTGTGCTCGGCCGTTGCGGAAACGCTGGCGCTGAAC
This genomic stretch from Denitrobacterium detoxificans harbors:
- a CDS encoding DHHW family protein, with product MFVFLLGTIVGLAFFARPSVSEAEKRELTEFPAFTVESFLDGSYFTQVSLWYSDTYPLREMLVSADQSLNDLFGIQPETRFVGGNVQADELPAEGETSQGSTTKTQEHEYVDTPTEQSRDAEVEDSIMDGLYVQGSSAYSIYYFSQASVQSYAAAMNHAAELLDGQAQVYSLIVPNNSAALLDEDVLSSLGGTDQAQAIKYFFSLYDERVIGVDPLEALRAHRGEYIYFKTDHHWTQLGAYYAYQVFCQQKGIEPVDMLTWEKRVYQPFLGSFYTELGEDAAMAADPDYVEAYVPSATNDMTYVTSDGEELEGNVIMSVDGWSSNNLYSCFINGDQAEQHIHNPELSDGSACLVVKDSFGNAFVPMLVGSYEDVYVIDYRYSDASIPSFVREHGISDVIFVNNISLAGTTKVPQQIEALLSE
- a CDS encoding AfsR/SARP family transcriptional regulator, encoding MGVELLDIVPQGLVVFEDVPALDAHRNSLLEDVCRTLTSAGVEVILTATPASNPLPTCDACDTLTARDLMYDESELSMARMSDPSLRIVEGSSCPADRIAGIAMRDDIARERFLSSIFCNESPAVSAVLFESLVLGRGSVDGLVVGRALRSCFDYVETHYPFVEVDSDGGEFQVRGFSIDVSIRAGLPYLKRMALAAGFEESSAFVVRLADELLSAGRYERVSRLMSSAVGVRTKTQWLRSHQDECAEALSLASVEELYESIASGSVLLSDALRAGSAMRRLFIGNTLRAFDMLARLSANPELPAACRLKCSSLAFLHAEKVDRACRVLLHGDYRALSSKTDVKVVAYLSFWLHVDDKDGGVQSVLLSSRNTPGEEEAYALALACAVHNARLQGADVESIRLACVWAARYVSGRAMCLSAFVLLRELVAYVDVEGMSPLASPFCSMVERCQAQIASQQALYRRAHASEDVMRGRFVGLESGLTLMRSRPRTPLLRVKLFGGFQLGIDGVDINMDYFSRMKVRALLALLVIEADKDVPRDTVAERLWPDSSLSKARHNLNSTYSRLKKALTLPSGESPYVTRTQNVLRLRGALVESDTMNLNDVCHTMRFNRLDADGYNRLLGELRAVYSGELLPGDGCDYLVNYARNEFRHKTVDAVLCAARALQTQGENEMALLFARQAIEWDAYREDCYEMLMNLQARCGQRPATGETWSLYCRRMRELGMEPSLHMNKLYARIISSEGVA
- the secA gene encoding preprotein translocase subunit SecA, whose translation is MGLFSKILTMGEGRQLKKYQAVVDRINSLETEMEARSDEELRALTFEFRQRIQNGESENELLPQAFACVREASKRTLGLRHFDVQLIGGMALNDGQIAEMKTGEGKTLVSTLAGYLNALGGNNVHIVTVNDYLAKRDSEWMGRVYRFLGMEVGLIQNGMRPEGKIPAYKADVTYGTNSEFGFDYLRDNMVTRADRRVQRGHHFAVVDEVDSILIDEARTPLIISGAGSQAADTYRKFARVMPGLREGEDFEMDEAKRTITATESGLVKIENRLGIEDLYNDPSGLLANHLQQALKAQFLFHRDKDYVVANGEVKIVDEFTGRIMEGRRWSEGLHQAIEAKEGVLVKEENQTLATITLQNYFRLYEKLSGMTGTAMTEDSEFREIYKLPVMAIPPNKPVARKDENDLIYRTIDAKFNAVADDIQRRHDAGQPCLIGTVSIENSERLSRLLDKRGIVHETLNAKNHEREAHIIAQAGRVGAVTIATNMAGRGTDILLGGNPEVLMEDVLRGRGLNPDLEPGTEVEEGEMPAASEEQRALALKEAKAITSAEHDKVLAAGGLCVIGTERHESRRIDNQLRGRAGRQGDPGSTQFYLSLEDDLMRLFGGDRMDKIGAMMERTEMPEDMPIQASMVSKAIENAQRQVETMNFAARKNVLEYDDVMNLQRKAIYEERNAILDGKDVSERVPEIMRDCVEPVVQENCPDRSPSDDWDMHSVDVWVQNMDGVPFSVESVDHEDDPEIVADAIVDEFTRVYEEKHALLGDEVMKGLEANIMLRIIDTRWMEHLSNMDYLRTGIGLRAFGQRDPLVEYKNEAHRAFGEMTSGMYEAFLRTILRLQIAKKAAPSVPEQADPLRGKISYSSPQQTLDDSSRSTAQRVQQAAAAAQTSAPVPTAVPKPAATAKPSTFVKDKDDPYANVGRNDLCPCGSGKKFKKCHGRPGMLDN
- the prfB gene encoding peptide chain release factor 2, producing MTDLKDIQELSRRLEAAREYLHIQEATERLVELDKECSKPDFWNDSDRAQAISKQASDTRSTIQAFNTACSVLEDIRTACDLADEDPDFAEEAEAARNRLVAMLDQFEIESWFDGRFDEGSCIVTVNPGSGGLEAQDWTEMLFNMYSRYAEEKGWDVKVLDAQPGEVIGIERASFQVDGRFAYGMLRSEIGVHRLVRISPTDDKKRRHTTFASVEVMPVLPDDIEVDLNPADVRVDVYRSSGPGGQCVNTTDSAVRLTHMPTGLVVTCQNQKSQLQNKDAAFRVLKAKLYELEERKRQQEIAELRGEKMENSFGSQIRNYVLYPYQLVKDLRSGVETGNVDAVLGGELEEFVIGYHRWRVSQ
- a CDS encoding transketolase, which codes for MDSMALQDRARAMRVDIVKMIAEAGSGHPGGSLSCIDILTALYFGGVMKHDPANPADDMRDRFILAKGHAAPALYAALAHAGYFPQDELMTLRKLGTRLQGHPDCHLVPGVEVSTGSLGQGLSVAAGLACGLRLNSNDARVFTVLGDGECEEGQVWEAAMFAAHQKLGNLIAIVDSNGLQIDGPVQEVVQDGSLADKFKAFGWSVSEVDGHDIPALIEHLSALKQQGGQVPHAVIAHTVKGKGVSFMENQVGWHGKAPNAEQLATALAELQA
- a CDS encoding transketolase family protein — translated: MVEFATPEQAQEKKATRAAFGVTLAELAEEGVPVVAVDADLSGSTTTAKFAKASDDNAKRLFNCGIAEQNMIDVAAGLSLAGQIAFTGSFAVFGTGRAYDQIRNTVAYSGLNVKICPTHAGVSVGPDGGSHQMLEDVALMRELPGMTVLVPADYEAARSSIKLAAKTDGPVYVRMGRAAVPAVYAPGVELEVGRAYVLREGTDVTIVANGVEIREALLAADELAERGISAEVIDAFCVKPLDEETILASARKTGRVVVAEEHSKFGGLCSAVAETLALNHPTRCAFVAMNDKFGKSGSFEELMSYFGLDSKAIVEAVESIVAK